In the genome of Aspergillus luchuensis IFO 4308 DNA, chromosome 2, nearly complete sequence, one region contains:
- the PHO91 gene encoding putative plasma membrane phosphate transporter Pho87 (COG:P;~EggNog:ENOG410PIQM;~InterPro:IPR001898,IPR004331;~PFAM:PF03600,PF00939;~TransMembrane:12 (o395-420i432-463o483-508i529-559o571-593i614-637o657-674i681-703o709-729i750-776o796-821i842-864o);~go_component: GO:0016020 - membrane [Evidence IEA];~go_function: GO:0022857 - transmembrane transporter activity [Evidence IEA];~go_process: GO:0055085 - transmembrane transport [Evidence IEA]), with the protein MKFSHSIQFNAVPDWSAYYLAYSNLKKLIYSLEQEVHRSAGHDHVDVEQAPLLDGGSLNTDAIFRRALDAELEKICSFYQSKEAEIFTEVEDVLRDAEEYAHRADTMNVDPMSDAMIKGRTASSSSRQRPGSIVRPVPSNQERRHSAFSETLADDDDDDADSDDEPAHQYRPQSHGAESSNPDGSRTDDMRDSMLWGADSRILGYSGPSAHRGGAHDEHFSDPIVVDLYNSGLSLKKRAVATYVSICGLKSYIQLNKTGFSKALKKYDKILDRNLRREYMNSVVSLTYPFKDSTMEKVDDNIRKVEEVYANVVTTGNIPLAKRELRLHLREHVVWERNTVWREMIGIERKAQAANVGIRRTLLGGDEDPSRARRQGDEQEVVSKMLRTPFGVIRIPQWLCSLSLVTLVLILLVFGILLSVPIMEKPEQQNCLAMLVFVSLLWATEVIPLFVTSLLIPFLVVMLRIMLSDNKPHERLGAKEATAAAFSAMWTPVIMLLLGGFTIAAALSKYDIARRMAMFVLSKAGSNPNILLLTNMFVSMFLSMWISNVASPVLCYSIIQPLLRNLAPDSSFAKSLVLGIALAANVGGAASPIASPQNIIALQNIYPSMSWGTWFFISLPVCILSIVAIWMLLVLTFKPGRETAVAIRPLKDKFTGVQWFISIVTLSTIALWCGSHQLEHIFGDMGVIAIIPMVLFFGTGILNKEDFNNFLWTIIILAAGGLCLGKAVTSSGLLHTLANAIRLRVEHLSLYGVLLVFSALILVIATFISHTVAALIMLPLVRQIGLGMDDPHPNLLVMASALMCSVAMALPTSGFPNMTAIMTEVPQTGQRYLQVRHFFTRGIPASLMSFAVIVTVGYGLMYIAGL; encoded by the exons ATGAAGTTCTCACATAGCATTCAGTTCAATGCGGTGCCGGACTGGAGTGCTTATTATCTGGCTTACAGCAACCTCAAGAAACT GATTTACTCCTTAGAACAGGAAGTGCATCGATCGGCCGGACATGACCATGTAGATGTTGAACAAGCGCCATTGTTAGATGGCGGCAGTCTGAACACTGATGCGATATTTCGTCGGGCTCTGGATgcagagttggagaagatctgCTCGTTTTATCAATCCAAGGAGGCGGAGATATTTACAGAGGTCGAGGACGTCCTCCGAGATGCCGAGGAATATGCGCACAGGGCCGATACGATGAATGTCGATCCCATGAGTGATGCCATGATCAAGGGTCGCACAGCCAGTTCAAGCTCCAGACAGCGGCCTGGGAGCATTGTTCGTCCGGTGCCATCGAACCAGGAACGGCGTCATAGCGCATTCAGTGAAACACTggccgatgatgacgatgacgatgcaGACAGTGACGACGAACCCGCGCATCAGTATCGACCGCAGTCGCATGGCGCTGAGTCTAGCAATCCGGATGGTAGTCGTACGGACGACATGAGGGACTCGATGCTCTGGGGTGCCGATTCCCGGATTCTGGGCTACAGCGGTCCGTCCGCGCACCGCGGGGGTGCACACGATGAGCACTTTTCAGATCCAATTGTCGTAGATCTCTACAATTCGGGGCTCTCGCTGAAGAAGCGGGCTGTTGCGACTTACGTTTCCATCTGTGGACTCAAGTCGTACATACAGCTTAACAAGACCGGATTCTCCAAGGCGCTGAAGAAGTACGATAAGATCCTTGACCGCAATCTGCGTCGGGAGTACATGAATTCCGTCGTGTCTTTGACGTATCCCTTCAAAGACTCTACCATGGAAAAGGTGGATGACAACATTCGCAAAGTCGAAGAGGTCTACGCGAATGTCGTCACCACCGGTAACATTCCCCTCGCCAAACGTGAACTCCGCCTGCACCTCAGGGAACATGTTGTTTGGGAGCGAAACACGGTCTGGAGAGAGATGATTGGTATCGAAAGGAAGGCTCAGGCTGCGAACGTCGGTATTCGCAGGACGCTTCTGGGCGGAGACGAGGATCCTTCCAGAGCTCGACGCCAGGGGGACGAGCAGGAAGTGGTGTCCAAGATGCTCAGGACGCCGTTTGGAGTCATCCGAATTCCACAATGGCTCTGTAGTTTGAGTCTCGTCACCCTTGTTCTCATCCTGCTTGTCTTTGGCATTTTGTTGTCCGTCCCGATAATGGAGAAGCCGGAACAGCAGAATTGTCTAGCCATGCTTGTTTTCGTCAGCTTGCTGTGGGCTACAGAG GTTATTCCTCTATTCGTCACATCGCTACTCATTCCTTTCCTCGTCGTGATGCTCCGTATCATGTTATCCGACAACAAGCCCCACGAACGCTTAGGCGCGAAGGAAGCCACCGCCGCTGCTTTCAGCGCCATGTGGACGCCAGTCAtcatgctgctgcttggaggCTTCACCATCGCTGCAGCGCTGTCCAAGTACGATATTGCTCGTCGTATGGCCATGTTCGTCCTGAGTAAAGCCGGGTCCAATCCCAACATCTTGCTGCTCACCAACATGTTTGTGAGCATGTTTCTGAGTATGTGGATCAGCAATGTTGCCTCGCCGGTGCTCTGTTACTCGATCATCCAGCCTCTGTTGCGTAATCTGGCGCCCGATTCCAGCTTTGCCAAGTCCCTTGTCCTAGGTATTGCTTTGGCCGCCAACGTGGGCGGTGCCGCGTCGCCAATCGCATCGCCTCAAAACATCATCGCTTTGCAGAATATTTATCCGAGCATGAGCTGGGGGACCTGGTTCTTCATCTCACTGCCAGTGTGCATTCTCTCCATTGTCGCGATCTGGATGCTTCTAGTGCTTACCTTCAAGCCTGGTCGCGAGACGGCCGTCGCCATCCGTCCCTTGAAAGACAAGTTCACAGGAGTTCAGTGGTTCATCAGTATTGTCACGCTGTCAACCATTGCGTTGTGGTGTGGCAGTCACCAACTCGAGCATATATTCGGAGACATGGGCGTTATCGCCATTATCCCGATGGTCCTGTTCTTCGGCACGGGTATCCTTAATAAAGAGGATttcaacaacttcctctGGACGATCATCATTCTGGCCGCTGGTGGTCTTTGCCTCGGAAAAGCCGTCACGTCCTCGGGGCTCCTTCACACCCTTGCGAATGCCATCCGCCTGCGGGTGGAGCATCTGAGTCTTTATGGTGTGCTGCTTGTGTTCTCCGCCCTCATCCTGGTCATTGCCACGTTCATCTCCCACACTGTGGCCGCCTTGATCATGCTCCCGCTTGTGCGACAGATCGGACTCGGCATGGACGACCCGCACCCGAACCTGCTCGTGATGGCGAGCGCATTGATGTGTTCGGTAGCCATGGCTCTGCCTACAAGTGGCTTCCCTAACATGA CGGCCATCATGACCGAGGTGCCCCAGACGGGTCAGCGGTATCTGCAAGTCCGTCATTTCTTCACCCGCGGTATCCCCGCCAGCTTGATGTCCTTTGCCGTGATAGTAACGGTAGGATATGGGTTGATGTACATTGCTGGACTGTGA